The Candidatus Hydrogenedentota bacterium genome includes a window with the following:
- a CDS encoding L-fucose/L-arabinose isomerase family protein: MLQTTNNPARRARVGLFSIGHPHYWNQFAGLHDRLVGYGQFIERQVAHWAEVHNFGMVDSPEKGRAAGEFFNSRNADLVLCHAATYAMSAFVLPVFQRCNGPAIVLNLQPAERMNYAKTTTGEWLAHCCACCVPELANALTRSGIPFHIVNGLLGLDETPAISVANETTSDRPEAVNAWREIEEWVRAAGVVRSLREGRMGFLGHTYPGMLDMYSDFTMIQAQTGMHVEIVEMCDLARLVSSVTDDEKRAKQREVAEFFIISEDSPSDPLAKKPTPEQLDWSCTVAAAQEKLVREFSLDALTYYYRGAPGNEYERLQEAFILGHSLLTARGVPCSGEGDMKTAVAMKICDLLGVGGSYSELVATDFVDQTILMGHDGPFHIAIADSKPILRGMGLYHGKWGSGVSVEAKVKRGPVTTLGITQTLDGKLKMIVNQGIATDGEILRIGNTMTPVRFAVSPVELMDAWFPMGPTHHFAMSVGHNASQFKKVATLLGWPFETACL, from the coding sequence ATGCTGCAAACGACAAATAATCCAGCCCGCCGCGCGCGCGTCGGTCTTTTCTCCATTGGTCATCCGCACTACTGGAACCAATTCGCGGGCCTGCACGATCGCCTCGTCGGCTATGGCCAGTTCATTGAACGACAAGTCGCGCACTGGGCGGAAGTGCACAACTTCGGCATGGTTGACTCGCCGGAGAAGGGACGCGCGGCGGGCGAGTTCTTCAACAGTCGCAACGCCGATCTGGTCCTCTGCCACGCCGCGACATACGCGATGAGCGCGTTCGTACTCCCCGTGTTTCAACGCTGCAACGGACCCGCGATCGTCCTAAACCTCCAACCCGCCGAACGCATGAACTACGCGAAAACCACGACCGGCGAATGGCTCGCGCACTGCTGCGCATGCTGCGTCCCGGAGCTGGCGAACGCCTTAACGCGATCGGGAATCCCGTTCCACATCGTCAACGGACTGCTCGGCCTAGACGAAACGCCCGCGATCTCCGTCGCGAACGAGACAACCTCCGATCGCCCTGAAGCTGTCAATGCGTGGCGCGAGATCGAGGAATGGGTCCGCGCCGCTGGCGTCGTGCGATCGCTGCGCGAGGGCCGCATGGGTTTCCTCGGCCATACCTATCCCGGCATGCTCGATATGTACAGCGATTTCACGATGATCCAGGCGCAAACCGGCATGCATGTCGAAATCGTCGAGATGTGCGATCTTGCGCGGCTCGTTTCCTCCGTCACGGACGACGAAAAACGCGCCAAACAACGCGAGGTCGCGGAATTCTTCATCATCAGCGAGGACTCGCCCAGCGATCCGCTCGCGAAGAAACCAACGCCGGAACAACTCGATTGGTCGTGCACCGTCGCCGCCGCGCAGGAAAAGTTGGTGCGGGAATTCAGCCTCGATGCACTGACCTACTACTACCGCGGCGCGCCGGGCAACGAGTACGAGCGGTTACAGGAAGCGTTCATCCTCGGCCACTCGCTGCTCACTGCGCGCGGTGTGCCGTGCTCCGGCGAGGGCGACATGAAAACGGCCGTCGCGATGAAGATATGCGACTTGCTCGGTGTCGGTGGAAGCTACAGCGAACTCGTCGCGACGGATTTCGTCGACCAAACAATCCTCATGGGCCATGACGGACCCTTCCATATCGCCATCGCCGATTCCAAACCGATTCTCCGCGGCATGGGCCTCTACCATGGCAAATGGGGCTCGGGCGTGTCCGTCGAGGCAAAAGTGAAACGAGGCCCCGTAACTACGCTCGGCATCACTCAAACGCTCGACGGAAAGCTCAAAATGATCGTGAACCAGGGCATCGCAACCGACGGCGAAATCCTCCGCATCGGCAACACGATGACGCCCGTGCGATTTGCTGTAAGTCCCGTGGAACTGATGGACGCGTGGTTCCCCATGGGCCCGACGCACCATTTCGCGATGTCCGTCGGCCACAACGCATCGCAATTCAAAAAGGTGGCAACGCTCCTCGGATGGCCATTCGAGACCGCATGCCTATGA
- a CDS encoding sugar phosphate isomerase/epimerase — translation MVSSISRKEFLIRASGSVALAASSASFAAEQLAATWQIGCYLRPWNQFEHTVALDAIAEAGFKYTGLLTTKSPNKFGITVNTTPEEAAAIGEECKEHGLGLPSAYGGDIPLDSIEAGIAGMRKLIDNCATAGVANLMMGGVGTPELGEVYYKAIGESCAYAAEKGIGISVKPHGGTNATGPQCRALIEKVNQKNFRLWYDPGNIFFYSDGKLNPVDDAATVDGLVVGMSVKDYREPKTVDVTPGTGMVDFPKVLARLKRGGFTSGPLIVECLKPGTQAELLEEAKKAFAFVTNLIASPGST, via the coding sequence ATGGTATCTTCCATTTCACGCAAAGAATTTCTCATCCGGGCAAGCGGCTCCGTCGCGCTAGCGGCGTCGTCCGCGTCCTTTGCCGCCGAACAGCTCGCCGCCACGTGGCAGATCGGTTGCTACCTTCGCCCGTGGAACCAGTTTGAACACACCGTCGCGCTGGACGCCATCGCCGAGGCCGGCTTCAAGTACACCGGCCTCCTGACCACGAAATCGCCGAACAAGTTCGGTATCACCGTAAACACGACGCCCGAGGAAGCCGCCGCAATCGGCGAGGAGTGCAAGGAACACGGGCTCGGGTTGCCTTCCGCGTACGGTGGCGACATTCCGCTCGATTCCATCGAAGCCGGCATCGCGGGGATGCGCAAGCTGATCGACAATTGCGCCACAGCGGGCGTGGCGAACCTGATGATGGGCGGCGTGGGCACGCCGGAACTGGGCGAAGTCTATTACAAGGCCATTGGCGAATCCTGCGCCTACGCCGCGGAAAAGGGCATCGGGATCAGCGTGAAACCGCACGGCGGCACAAACGCGACCGGCCCGCAATGCCGCGCGCTCATCGAAAAAGTGAACCAAAAGAACTTTCGACTCTGGTACGACCCGGGAAATATTTTCTTCTATTCCGATGGAAAGCTGAATCCTGTAGACGACGCCGCGACGGTGGATGGGCTTGTCGTGGGCATGAGCGTGAAGGACTACCGCGAACCCAAGACAGTCGACGTGACCCCCGGCACGGGCATGGTCGATTTCCCGAAGGTCCTCGCGCGGCTCAAACGCGGCGGATTCACCTCCGGCCCGCTGATAGTCGAATGCCTGAAACCCGGCACGCAGGCTGAACTGCTGGAAGAAGCGAAAAAGGCCTTCGCGTTCGTGACGAACCTAATCGCGTCACCAGGAAGCACATGA
- a CDS encoding DUF4445 domain-containing protein, which yields MGNDLLRVRFLPSGATVSVARGTSLSDAAALAGISLDMPCGGQGNCGKCKVQVTGGATLWTNTERSLLNHEELQRGFHLACQMRVFAPLIVEVPTTSLLASTYKILADAHSGAFDVSDAPVRVRSVVLEMPSLSDDASDLERLERELGPLELDLGMMRALPALLREQDFRGTAVLADRRLLAFSPPGDAPACVAAAFDIGTTTLAASLIDLADGRELARAARLNPQTKFGDDVLARISYASTPDKRERLRHDIVDSINEMLQDLAEHADARIDSVYAIACAGNTTMQHLLLGIDPVSIGVSPFVPAVSAAVHLPASEIGIHSHAKSHCYVFPAIAGYVGGDTVAGLAATRFAEAETPSLFIDIGTNGELVANADGRLVATSCAAGPAFEGTRIAHGVRAAAGAIEAVHIEDDLVYKTIGGAQPIGICGSGLIDIVAELLRLGIVCQSGVLLGPNELPEGLPGAVVRRIHYFDDQLGFVIADADETQTGQVIALYQNDVRQVQLATAAVRSAIAILLDRIGVRAAELRRVLVAGAFGNYIRCSNAQRMGLLPGDVDPERIAFVGNTSLAGARLAATSLKARREAEELAKRTEHLDLSLDPAFQEIYVDALFFPELTSKPLSAWREDFSREQPV from the coding sequence GTGGGCAACGACCTGCTGAGAGTGCGTTTTCTGCCTTCCGGCGCGACGGTGTCCGTCGCGCGGGGCACTTCGCTGAGCGACGCGGCGGCGCTCGCCGGCATTTCGCTCGATATGCCCTGCGGGGGACAGGGCAACTGCGGCAAGTGCAAGGTGCAGGTCACCGGCGGCGCGACCTTATGGACCAACACCGAACGGTCCCTGCTCAACCACGAGGAATTGCAGCGGGGATTTCATCTCGCGTGCCAGATGCGCGTGTTCGCGCCCCTGATCGTCGAAGTGCCGACAACGTCGTTGTTGGCGTCCACCTACAAAATCCTTGCAGACGCGCACTCGGGCGCATTCGACGTTTCCGATGCGCCGGTCCGCGTGCGGTCCGTGGTGCTCGAAATGCCGTCATTGTCAGACGACGCGAGCGACCTCGAGCGGCTCGAACGCGAATTGGGCCCGCTCGAACTGGACCTCGGCATGATGCGGGCGCTGCCCGCGTTGCTTCGCGAGCAGGACTTCCGCGGCACGGCAGTTCTGGCGGACCGCAGACTCCTCGCGTTTTCTCCGCCCGGCGACGCGCCGGCGTGCGTCGCAGCGGCCTTTGATATCGGCACGACGACCCTCGCTGCGTCGCTCATCGATCTTGCGGATGGCCGCGAACTGGCGCGCGCCGCGCGCCTGAACCCACAAACCAAATTCGGCGATGACGTCCTTGCGCGCATTTCCTACGCGAGCACGCCGGACAAGCGCGAGCGCTTGCGCCACGATATCGTCGACTCCATAAACGAGATGCTTCAGGACCTCGCCGAACATGCGGACGCGCGTATCGATAGCGTTTACGCGATTGCCTGCGCCGGCAACACGACTATGCAGCACCTGTTGTTAGGCATCGACCCGGTATCCATCGGCGTCTCGCCGTTCGTGCCGGCCGTCAGCGCGGCTGTGCACCTGCCCGCATCCGAGATCGGCATACATTCGCACGCGAAATCGCATTGCTACGTGTTCCCTGCGATCGCGGGCTATGTCGGCGGAGATACCGTTGCGGGACTGGCGGCGACCCGCTTCGCGGAGGCGGAAACCCCTTCGCTCTTTATAGACATCGGAACGAACGGCGAACTGGTGGCGAACGCCGACGGGAGACTCGTTGCTACGTCCTGCGCCGCGGGCCCCGCCTTCGAGGGCACACGCATCGCCCACGGTGTGCGCGCGGCCGCGGGCGCGATCGAGGCAGTCCACATCGAAGACGATCTCGTATACAAGACGATTGGGGGCGCGCAACCCATCGGCATCTGCGGTTCCGGTCTTATTGACATCGTCGCGGAACTGTTGCGTCTCGGAATCGTGTGCCAATCGGGCGTGCTCCTGGGGCCGAACGAGTTGCCCGAAGGGCTTCCCGGCGCCGTTGTGCGGCGCATTCACTATTTCGACGATCAACTGGGCTTTGTCATCGCGGATGCGGACGAGACGCAGACGGGGCAGGTGATTGCGCTGTATCAGAACGACGTGCGCCAGGTGCAACTCGCGACCGCCGCGGTGCGAAGCGCCATTGCGATTCTGCTCGATCGGATTGGCGTGCGGGCGGCCGAACTGCGGCGCGTGCTGGTGGCGGGCGCCTTCGGCAACTACATTCGGTGTTCCAACGCGCAGCGCATGGGGCTGTTGCCCGGCGACGTCGATCCGGAGCGCATAGCGTTTGTCGGCAACACGTCGCTGGCCGGTGCGCGTCTCGCGGCGACCTCGTTGAAAGCGCGCCGTGAAGCGGAGGAACTCGCGAAGCGGACCGAACACCTTGATCTTTCCCTGGACCCCGCGTTCCAGGAGATTTATGTGGACGCGCTGTTCTTCCCTGAGCTCACGAGTAAACCTTTGAGCGCGTGGCGGGAGGATTTTTCACGCGAACAGCCTGTATAG
- a CDS encoding family 78 glycoside hydrolase catalytic domain has translation MSRKTVLRLIALLAVVGSSLVASAAITVGDLKCEYRREPLGIDTVRPRLSWKLQSKRRGAAQTAHHVIVASDAKLLDEGTGDLWDSGKRDSDRSVLVPYEGKPLTSRQQYWWKVRVWDELGEASEWSAPQRWSMGILRSEEWTAQWIGDDSSPVRKGLNGAHWLWYPEGNPAEGAPLGARYFRFALDVPTDKHIDSARTLIAADNSASVFVNGTPAGINPDYHIAGEFDIGELLKPGRNVVAVKAENGGESDNPAGLIGVVEVTFSDGSMLRSATDASWRVAKEDAANWTAPEFDDSAWAPAMELGPHGIKPWGDVSIPEDRRLAARMLRRTVELNKPVRSALVYMAGLGLSELYVNGRRIGDHVLSPALSDYTKRVYYVTYDVTPELRPGANAIGVQLGNGRYYAPRGSSFVGMLSYGYPKLLLQLHVEFEDGTSQVVVSDAQWKLSTDSPIRTNNEFDGEEYDARMETPGWSEPAFDDSTWRPATVVPAPEGVLASQSIEPIRVVETVTPKSVRRVKPGVYLVDMGQNMVGWCRVRLNGPAGTKVRMRHAETLKDDGSLYVANLRSAKAEYVHTLKGSGDEFCEPHFTYFGFRYVEMRGVPGELSPDMIEGKVVHDDVEPAGTFACSNETINAIYRNAVWGIRGNYRSVPTDCPQRDERQGWLGDRSEESRGEMYLYDLALFYEKWVQDMEDAQKDTGSVPDVAPPYYPFYTDNVTWPSSFIIIPGTLYEKYGDMRVIEKHYPAMKRWVDYMCQFIKDDLMPRDQYGDWCVPPESQDLIHSKDPKRKTSGDLIGSAYFYHDLTLMARYASLLGKAGDAERFSGLAGKMKSAFNRTYLNEQSGTYDNGTQTSCVLPLAFGIVPEARRAAVFDHLTKKIAVENNGHIGTGLIGGQWLMRTLASNGRSDIGYTLATQRDYPSWGYMIDHGATTIWELWNGNTADPAMNSHNHVMLLGDLLVWFYEYLAGIRPDPEAPGFKHFILRPEPVDGLDFARATYRSPYGVIESEWKHDGDEFTWSLSVPPNSTSDVYVPTSDAGSVSETDGAENDAQRLEPLRKEADRVVYRVGSGTYRFSSVKS, from the coding sequence ATGAGTAGGAAAACTGTACTTCGGCTGATCGCGCTATTGGCGGTGGTTGGAAGCAGTCTTGTGGCGTCCGCGGCGATTACGGTTGGCGACTTGAAGTGCGAGTATCGGCGCGAACCATTGGGGATCGACACGGTAAGACCACGATTGAGCTGGAAACTCCAATCCAAACGCAGGGGCGCCGCACAAACCGCGCATCACGTGATCGTAGCGAGCGACGCGAAACTTCTCGACGAAGGCACGGGCGATCTGTGGGACTCCGGGAAACGCGATTCGGATCGATCCGTGCTCGTGCCATACGAGGGTAAACCGCTCACATCGCGCCAGCAGTACTGGTGGAAGGTCCGCGTCTGGGACGAGTTGGGGGAGGCGTCCGAATGGAGCGCGCCGCAGCGGTGGAGCATGGGGATTCTGCGTTCGGAGGAGTGGACCGCGCAATGGATTGGCGACGATTCCAGCCCCGTACGGAAGGGGCTTAACGGCGCGCATTGGCTTTGGTACCCGGAGGGAAATCCGGCGGAGGGGGCTCCGCTTGGCGCGCGATACTTCCGGTTCGCGTTGGACGTGCCCACAGACAAGCACATCGATTCCGCGCGGACGCTGATTGCCGCCGACAATTCGGCGTCGGTCTTCGTGAACGGCACTCCAGCCGGTATTAATCCGGACTATCACATCGCCGGGGAATTTGACATTGGAGAACTGCTGAAGCCGGGACGAAATGTTGTTGCGGTGAAAGCGGAGAACGGCGGCGAATCGGACAATCCGGCGGGTCTCATTGGCGTCGTCGAGGTGACGTTTTCGGACGGTTCTATGCTTAGAAGCGCGACCGATGCGTCGTGGCGCGTGGCCAAGGAAGATGCGGCGAATTGGACCGCGCCGGAGTTCGACGATTCCGCGTGGGCGCCGGCGATGGAGCTTGGACCGCACGGCATTAAACCGTGGGGCGATGTCAGCATTCCGGAGGATCGACGTCTGGCCGCGCGCATGCTGCGGCGGACTGTGGAGCTGAATAAACCCGTGCGGTCGGCGCTGGTGTACATGGCCGGGCTTGGGCTGTCGGAGCTGTACGTGAATGGAAGGCGCATCGGGGACCATGTGCTGTCGCCCGCGCTGAGCGACTACACGAAGCGCGTGTATTACGTCACATACGACGTGACGCCGGAATTGCGCCCGGGTGCGAACGCGATCGGCGTGCAACTGGGCAACGGGAGGTATTACGCGCCGCGCGGCAGTTCGTTCGTGGGCATGTTGAGTTACGGTTACCCGAAATTGCTGCTGCAACTGCATGTCGAGTTCGAGGACGGCACGTCGCAGGTCGTCGTGAGCGACGCGCAGTGGAAACTGAGCACCGATAGTCCCATCCGTACGAACAACGAATTCGACGGCGAAGAATACGACGCGCGGATGGAGACTCCGGGATGGTCCGAACCGGCGTTCGATGATTCGACGTGGCGGCCCGCGACGGTAGTTCCGGCGCCGGAAGGTGTGCTCGCGTCGCAGTCGATCGAACCGATTCGGGTTGTCGAAACGGTTACGCCGAAATCCGTCCGCCGCGTAAAGCCGGGGGTCTACCTCGTGGACATGGGGCAGAACATGGTCGGGTGGTGTCGCGTGCGGTTGAACGGGCCCGCGGGAACGAAGGTGCGGATGCGCCACGCGGAAACGTTGAAAGACGATGGCAGTCTTTACGTGGCCAATCTTCGCAGCGCGAAGGCCGAGTACGTGCATACGCTCAAGGGAAGCGGTGACGAATTTTGCGAACCGCACTTCACCTATTTCGGGTTCCGTTACGTCGAAATGCGCGGCGTTCCGGGTGAGCTGTCCCCGGATATGATCGAGGGAAAAGTTGTTCACGATGACGTCGAGCCGGCGGGGACGTTCGCGTGCTCGAACGAGACGATCAACGCAATATATCGCAACGCGGTGTGGGGTATTCGCGGGAATTATCGGAGCGTGCCGACCGATTGTCCGCAGCGCGACGAACGGCAGGGATGGCTCGGCGATCGGTCGGAAGAATCGCGCGGAGAGATGTACTTGTATGACCTCGCATTGTTCTACGAGAAGTGGGTACAGGACATGGAAGACGCGCAAAAGGACACCGGCTCCGTACCGGACGTTGCGCCGCCGTACTATCCGTTTTATACCGACAACGTGACGTGGCCGAGCAGCTTCATCATCATTCCAGGGACGCTTTACGAGAAGTACGGCGATATGCGTGTGATCGAGAAGCATTATCCCGCGATGAAGCGTTGGGTAGATTACATGTGCCAATTCATCAAGGATGACTTGATGCCGCGCGACCAATACGGCGACTGGTGCGTCCCGCCGGAATCGCAGGATCTCATCCACAGCAAAGATCCGAAGCGGAAAACATCAGGCGATCTCATTGGCTCCGCCTACTTCTACCACGACCTGACGTTGATGGCGCGGTACGCGTCACTGCTTGGAAAGGCCGGCGATGCCGAACGGTTCTCAGGACTTGCCGGGAAAATGAAATCCGCGTTTAACCGGACCTATCTGAACGAACAGTCCGGCACGTATGACAACGGCACGCAGACATCGTGTGTGCTGCCGCTGGCGTTCGGCATCGTGCCGGAAGCGCGACGCGCGGCGGTGTTCGATCATCTCACAAAGAAGATCGCGGTCGAGAACAACGGGCACATCGGCACAGGGTTGATCGGCGGGCAGTGGCTGATGCGGACGCTTGCGAGCAACGGGCGCAGCGATATCGGTTACACGCTCGCGACGCAGCGCGATTACCCGAGTTGGGGCTACATGATCGACCACGGCGCGACCACGATCTGGGAGTTGTGGAACGGGAACACGGCCGATCCCGCGATGAATTCGCACAATCACGTGATGCTGCTGGGCGATTTGCTTGTGTGGTTCTACGAGTATCTCGCAGGCATTCGGCCGGATCCCGAAGCGCCGGGATTCAAGCACTTCATCCTAAGGCCGGAACCGGTGGACGGATTAGACTTCGCTCGCGCGACGTATCGCAGTCCGTATGGCGTCATCGAAAGCGAATGGAAACACGACGGGGACGAATTCACGTGGAGCTTGAGTGTGCCGCCGAATTCGACGTCGGACGTGTACGTACCCACCTCGGACGCGGGCAGCGTTTCCGAGACGGACGGCGCGGAGAACGATGCACAGCGACTGGAACCGCTCAGGAAAGAGGCGGATCGGGTCGTTTATCGCGTGGGATCGGGGACATACAGATTCTCTTCGGTGAAGTCCTAG
- a CDS encoding Gfo/Idh/MocA family oxidoreductase, whose translation MSFVTNRRAFLKTAAGATAISMSASSYARVIGANDRINIGIIGCGNRGIEAHMRGINTHAQAQNVVISAVCDPWRPRREEAAARCKEWYNIDARQLVSYRDLLELDDIDAVTIASCDHQHATHLKAAADANKDVYIEKPLGKDLDSVKKACDAVKKNKVVVQVGTQLRSMASMTGARVVYKTGILGKVGRIEQHRNEWRPYWYGYVKDVRREDVDWDEFLLHAPKREFDPRRYSGWYGYRDYSDGPVPGLGSHFIDLVHYITGAQFPESSVCQGGIFTWIDEYKFTCPDHVQATWIYPEGFMVSYTTNFGNAAGDSFAIFGENGMIDLVNWDKPILSGEGAGPNKACVPEPKMIDHVERPDHMLNWLQCIRSRETPHASIDAGYQHAVAVIMAMRAYDTGHRMAYDAKAREIRKG comes from the coding sequence ATGTCGTTCGTTACGAACAGGCGCGCCTTCCTAAAAACGGCCGCGGGCGCGACGGCGATCTCGATGTCCGCATCGAGTTACGCGCGCGTCATTGGCGCCAACGACCGCATCAACATCGGAATCATCGGTTGCGGCAACCGCGGTATCGAAGCGCACATGCGCGGCATCAACACGCACGCGCAGGCGCAAAACGTGGTCATTTCCGCGGTATGCGACCCGTGGCGGCCGCGTCGTGAAGAGGCCGCCGCGCGCTGCAAAGAGTGGTATAACATCGACGCCAGGCAATTGGTCTCGTACCGTGATCTGCTTGAGCTCGACGATATCGACGCCGTCACCATCGCTTCCTGCGACCATCAGCACGCCACGCACCTGAAAGCCGCGGCCGATGCAAATAAGGATGTCTACATCGAAAAACCGCTCGGCAAGGACCTCGACAGCGTCAAGAAAGCCTGCGACGCCGTGAAAAAGAACAAGGTCGTCGTCCAAGTCGGCACACAACTACGCAGCATGGCGAGCATGACGGGCGCGCGCGTGGTGTACAAAACCGGTATTCTCGGCAAGGTCGGCCGCATCGAACAACACCGCAACGAGTGGCGGCCATATTGGTACGGCTACGTGAAGGACGTGCGGCGCGAAGACGTCGACTGGGACGAATTCCTCCTGCACGCGCCGAAGCGCGAATTCGATCCGCGCCGCTATTCCGGATGGTACGGTTACCGCGACTACTCCGACGGGCCGGTGCCCGGACTCGGTTCTCACTTCATCGATCTGGTGCATTACATCACCGGCGCCCAGTTCCCCGAGAGCAGCGTGTGCCAGGGCGGCATCTTCACGTGGATCGACGAGTACAAGTTCACCTGTCCCGATCACGTGCAGGCGACGTGGATTTACCCCGAGGGGTTCATGGTCAGTTACACGACCAATTTCGGCAACGCCGCGGGCGATTCGTTCGCCATCTTCGGCGAGAACGGCATGATCGATCTCGTGAATTGGGACAAGCCGATCCTTTCGGGCGAAGGCGCGGGACCAAACAAGGCGTGCGTGCCCGAACCAAAAATGATCGATCACGTCGAGCGCCCGGACCACATGCTAAACTGGTTGCAGTGCATCCGCTCGCGCGAGACGCCGCATGCATCTATCGACGCGGGATACCAGCACGCCGTCGCGGTGATCATGGCGATGCGCGCTTACGATACGGGGCATCGCATGGCGTACGATGCCAAGGCCCGCGAAATTCGGAAGGGGTAG
- a CDS encoding homocysteine S-methyltransferase family protein: MQTIRDALREKKLLVSDGAWGTMLMAAGLPPNVCSELWNVENPDAVRNVGAQYIAAGSELITTNSFGGTSFKLGDYGQGARVREFNRAAASISREAAGNDHFVIGSMGPTGKFLLMGDVTERELYDAFRAQAEALAEGGANACCIETMSAIDEAVLAVKAAKENTDLEVICTFTFDRVVDGVHRTMMGVSPAEMAAAIVDAGADIIGSNCSQGPSTMVGIVEALHAAAPDTPIVVHPNAGIPAFVDDAAQYPETPESMAAYVPALVRAGASIIGGCCGTTPGHIREIAATVRSARRESPR, encoded by the coding sequence ATGCAGACTATTCGAGATGCGTTGCGCGAAAAGAAGCTCCTCGTATCCGACGGCGCATGGGGCACGATGCTCATGGCCGCGGGTCTGCCGCCGAACGTATGTTCCGAACTCTGGAATGTCGAGAACCCGGATGCCGTGCGCAACGTCGGGGCGCAATACATCGCCGCCGGTTCCGAACTTATCACGACGAACAGTTTCGGCGGCACGTCGTTCAAGTTGGGGGACTATGGACAAGGCGCTCGCGTCCGCGAATTCAATAGGGCGGCCGCATCAATTTCCCGCGAGGCCGCCGGCAACGACCATTTTGTCATCGGCTCGATGGGCCCGACCGGCAAGTTTCTGCTGATGGGCGATGTCACGGAACGGGAGCTTTACGACGCTTTTCGCGCACAGGCGGAGGCCTTGGCCGAGGGCGGCGCAAACGCATGCTGCATCGAGACCATGTCCGCAATCGACGAAGCGGTCCTCGCCGTGAAGGCGGCGAAAGAAAATACGGACCTCGAGGTGATTTGCACCTTCACCTTCGATCGCGTCGTTGACGGCGTGCATCGCACAATGATGGGAGTGTCGCCGGCGGAAATGGCGGCGGCGATCGTGGACGCCGGCGCGGACATCATCGGCTCGAACTGCAGTCAAGGGCCTTCTACGATGGTTGGGATTGTGGAAGCGTTGCACGCGGCGGCGCCGGACACGCCCATCGTCGTCCATCCCAACGCGGGCATCCCCGCTTTTGTCGACGACGCCGCGCAGTATCCCGAGACGCCGGAATCGATGGCGGCGTATGTCCCCGCGCTCGTGCGCGCCGGTGCGTCCATCATCGGCGGTTGCTGCGGCACGACGCCCGGCCACATTCGCGAGATCGCGGCAACCGTTCGATCGGCACGAAGAGAATCCCCCCGATAG
- the rhaT gene encoding L-rhamnose/proton symporter RhaT, with product MVSNPFLGVMLHAIGGLAAGSFYIPYKGVRGWAWESYWLVGGVLSWIVAPWIVALLTAPDVLGILADAPRESLFWSYAFGVLWGVGGLTFGLSMRYLGISLGYAIALGFCAALGTLIPPMFTGELAGMMAAASGRVVLAGVVVCLAGIAVCGHAGIQKERELPESGKTAVIAEFNFWRGVWVAVFAGVMSACMSFAINAGKPIAALAVERGAAHLWQNAPVFIVILAGGFTTNCIWCVYLNVRNRTGGDYLRRDTPLLANYLFSALAGVTWYLQFMFYGMGTTQMGRYDFASWTLHMAFIIVFSNIWALGLREWKGCSKRTTAWILAGLLVLILSTVVIGYGNKLAGSG from the coding sequence GTGGTATCCAATCCTTTTCTGGGCGTCATGCTCCACGCCATCGGCGGGCTCGCCGCGGGCAGCTTCTACATTCCATATAAGGGGGTGCGCGGCTGGGCGTGGGAAAGCTACTGGTTGGTGGGCGGAGTCTTGAGCTGGATAGTTGCTCCGTGGATCGTGGCGCTGCTCACCGCGCCGGACGTGCTGGGAATACTCGCCGATGCGCCGCGTGAGAGCCTCTTCTGGAGCTACGCGTTCGGAGTGTTGTGGGGCGTAGGCGGCCTGACCTTCGGTCTTTCGATGCGTTACCTCGGCATTTCGCTGGGGTACGCAATTGCGCTCGGGTTCTGCGCCGCCTTGGGTACGCTGATTCCACCAATGTTCACCGGCGAACTTGCCGGCATGATGGCGGCGGCGTCCGGCCGTGTGGTGCTCGCGGGCGTCGTCGTGTGTCTCGCGGGGATCGCGGTGTGCGGTCACGCGGGCATCCAGAAGGAGCGGGAGCTTCCGGAAAGCGGCAAGACGGCGGTCATCGCGGAGTTCAACTTCTGGCGCGGCGTTTGGGTCGCGGTGTTCGCGGGGGTGATGAGCGCGTGCATGTCCTTCGCCATCAATGCCGGTAAACCGATCGCGGCGCTCGCCGTTGAACGCGGCGCGGCACATCTGTGGCAAAACGCGCCCGTTTTCATCGTCATTCTCGCCGGTGGATTTACGACCAACTGTATATGGTGCGTTTACTTGAACGTGCGGAACAGGACGGGTGGAGACTACCTGCGCCGCGACACACCGCTCTTGGCAAATTACCTGTTCAGCGCACTCGCGGGCGTGACGTGGTACTTGCAGTTCATGTTCTACGGCATGGGCACGACACAGATGGGCCGCTACGATTTCGCGAGTTGGACGCTGCACATGGCGTTCATCATCGTGTTCAGCAACATCTGGGCGCTTGGATTGCGCGAGTGGAAAGGGTGCAGCAAACGCACCACGGCGTGGATTCTCGCGGGCCTCTTGGTGCTGATCCTCTCGACCGTGGTAATCGGGTATGGGAACAAGTTGGCGGGTAGCGGGTGA